The Deltaproteobacteria bacterium genome has a window encoding:
- the nspC gene encoding carboxynorspermidine decarboxylase — MKGFDWINEVPSPSYVIDEGLMEANLKILSEVSQRTGAKILLALKCFSAFCVFPLISRYLAGVCASGLDEARLGREEFSGEVHAGAPAFKEEEFEELLSYCGHVVFNSFSQWERFRERAVGRVSCGMRVNPEHSEVKTAIYDPCGPFSRLGVTRANFRADLLDEIDGLHFHTLCELDADSLERTLDAFEEKFGEFLPGMKWVNLGGGHHITRPGYDIDRLYRVLGGFSLRHPHLQIYLEPGEAVALNAGFLVAGVLDIVDNGKKIAVLDTSAAAHMPDVLEMPYRPCIVGAGLDGEFPFTYRLAGMTCLAGDVIGDYSFPERLKIGDRLVFTDMAIYSMVKNNTFNGIRLPSIVLKHASGALSVVRRFSYEDFRNRLS; from the coding sequence ATGAAAGGGTTTGACTGGATAAATGAAGTCCCCAGCCCCTCCTACGTCATCGACGAGGGGCTTATGGAGGCCAACCTGAAAATTCTGTCCGAGGTGAGCCAAAGGACCGGGGCGAAGATTCTCCTGGCCTTAAAGTGCTTCTCGGCCTTCTGCGTCTTTCCGCTTATAAGCCGGTATCTTGCGGGGGTCTGCGCAAGCGGCCTGGATGAGGCGCGGCTGGGGAGGGAGGAGTTTTCGGGCGAGGTCCACGCAGGGGCCCCGGCCTTTAAGGAAGAGGAATTCGAGGAGCTTTTGTCGTACTGCGGCCACGTGGTGTTCAACTCTTTTTCCCAGTGGGAGCGGTTCAGGGAAAGGGCCGTGGGCAGGGTCTCTTGCGGAATGAGGGTCAATCCCGAGCACAGCGAGGTCAAGACCGCCATCTATGACCCATGCGGGCCGTTTTCAAGGCTTGGGGTCACAAGGGCCAATTTCAGGGCCGATTTGCTGGACGAAATCGACGGGCTTCATTTCCACACCCTTTGCGAACTTGATGCCGATTCCCTGGAACGGACCCTTGACGCCTTCGAGGAGAAATTCGGGGAATTTCTGCCCGGCATGAAGTGGGTCAACTTGGGCGGCGGGCACCACATAACCCGCCCCGGCTACGATATCGACCGGCTGTACCGGGTTCTCGGCGGATTCTCCCTGCGGCATCCGCATCTTCAAATCTACCTGGAGCCGGGGGAGGCCGTGGCCTTGAACGCGGGCTTTCTGGTGGCGGGCGTACTGGATATCGTGGACAACGGCAAAAAAATCGCGGTCCTTGACACCTCCGCCGCCGCCCACATGCCGGATGTCCTTGAAATGCCCTACCGGCCCTGCATAGTCGGAGCGGGCCTTGACGGGGAGTTCCCTTTCACCTATCGCCTTGCGGGCATGACCTGCCTTGCGGGAGACGTGATAGGCGACTACTCCTTTCCCGAAAGGCTCAAGATCGGGGACAGGCTGGTTTTCACCGACATGGCCATTTATTCCATGGTCAAGAACAACACCTTCAACGGCATCCGCCTGCCGTCAATCGTGTTGAAACATGCTTCCGGCGCGCTTTCTGTGGTGCGCCGTTTTTCGTACGAGGATTTCCGCAACCGGCTGTCATGA
- a CDS encoding saccharopine dehydrogenase family protein has translation MKKVLVIGAGGVGSVVVKKCAQVPEVFSEITLASRTLEKCDKIAASTPRPVKTAQVDADNVPELVALLKAEKPDLVLNVALPYQDLTIMDACLETGIDYMDTANYEPKDEAKFCYKWQWDYRERFRDRGLMALLGCGFDPGVTNVFCAHAKINHFDRIDTIDIMDCNAGDHGHPFATNFNPEINIREVTANGKYYEGGKWIETPPLSVHKPFDFPEIGPKEMYLMYHEEMESLAVNIPEVKRMRFWMTFSENYLTHLRVLENVGMTRIDPVRYNGVDIIPLQFLKALLPDPSSLADGYQGKTNIGCLIEGVKDGKPKKYYIYNVCDHAECFREVGAQAISYTTGVPAMIGALMMLTGQWRGKGVFNVEEFDPAPFMERLNRHGLPWTETFPE, from the coding sequence ATGAAAAAAGTTCTCGTCATCGGGGCCGGTGGCGTCGGAAGCGTTGTTGTCAAAAAATGCGCTCAGGTTCCCGAAGTTTTTTCCGAGATAACGCTGGCTTCCAGAACGCTGGAAAAATGCGACAAAATCGCGGCATCAACCCCGCGCCCGGTAAAGACCGCACAGGTCGACGCCGATAACGTCCCGGAACTGGTGGCGCTTTTGAAGGCCGAAAAGCCCGATCTGGTGCTGAACGTCGCCCTTCCCTACCAGGACCTCACCATCATGGACGCCTGCCTGGAAACGGGCATCGACTACATGGACACCGCCAACTACGAGCCCAAGGACGAGGCCAAGTTCTGCTACAAGTGGCAGTGGGACTACCGCGAGCGCTTCCGGGACCGCGGCCTGATGGCGCTTCTGGGCTGCGGCTTCGACCCGGGGGTCACCAACGTTTTCTGCGCCCACGCAAAGATTAACCACTTCGACCGCATCGACACCATAGACATAATGGACTGCAACGCGGGCGACCACGGACACCCCTTTGCCACCAACTTCAACCCGGAAATCAATATCCGCGAGGTGACGGCCAACGGGAAATACTACGAAGGCGGCAAGTGGATCGAGACCCCGCCCCTTTCGGTCCACAAGCCCTTCGATTTCCCGGAAATCGGCCCGAAGGAAATGTATCTCATGTACCACGAGGAGATGGAGTCGCTGGCCGTCAACATCCCCGAGGTGAAACGGATGCGCTTCTGGATGACCTTTTCGGAAAACTACCTCACGCACTTAAGGGTCCTGGAAAACGTTGGCATGACCCGCATCGACCCGGTAAGATACAACGGCGTGGACATCATTCCGCTCCAGTTTCTGAAGGCCCTTCTTCCCGACCCGTCTTCCCTTGCCGACGGCTACCAGGGCAAGACCAACATAGGCTGCCTGATTGAGGGCGTGAAAGACGGCAAGCCAAAAAAATACTACATCTATAACGTGTGCGACCACGCGGAATGCTTCCGGGAGGTGGGGGCCCAGGCCATCAGCTACACCACGGGCGTTCCGGCCATGATAGGGGCGCTTATGATGCTCACCGGCCAGTGGAGGGGCAAGGGAGTTTTCAACGTTGAGGAGTTTGATCCCGCGCCTTTCATGGAAAGGTTGAACCGCCACGGCCTCCCCTGGACGGAAACCTTCCCGGAATGA
- a CDS encoding YbjN domain-containing protein: protein MPVKICRGASSLILWLSVTVFLAACLPASLMAGDLEDGLGYMVKDFERHIGKVPVGQKYSVVVRFFNTEENRQPARICSRIEAIMIYHLVERFAGRDMIEVLDRARVEAADAEIAFQADPLRGGAGEWAKKFGQKKGAGFLITGTTAFMSRDFEVSASMIDIVSGAVVASSRTKIPLSSIDPILLADYPGRPVTTTTTTYPTTTSTTTYRAYTPPYVEPRSSYVAGATYSRIDQAQLEALLRKAGYEPVVVKDRTLRVDMDGIKVLFFTSENQINLQAYAGFSGGGVSLETINEWNKNKRFSHAYLDKDNDPAIELDLDLDGGWVTEEHLMSFFRLTRLSVTKFKAHIWP, encoded by the coding sequence ATGCCGGTAAAGATATGCCGTGGAGCGTCTTCGCTTATCCTATGGCTTTCCGTAACGGTTTTTCTTGCAGCCTGCCTGCCCGCAAGCCTTATGGCGGGCGATCTGGAGGACGGGCTCGGCTACATGGTCAAGGACTTCGAGCGCCACATAGGCAAGGTTCCGGTCGGCCAGAAATATTCCGTTGTCGTAAGATTCTTCAACACCGAGGAGAACAGGCAGCCGGCCCGCATCTGCTCCAGGATAGAGGCCATCATGATCTATCACTTGGTGGAGCGCTTCGCGGGCCGCGACATGATAGAGGTGCTGGACAGGGCCAGGGTGGAGGCGGCTGACGCGGAAATCGCCTTCCAGGCCGACCCCCTTAGGGGCGGAGCCGGGGAATGGGCGAAAAAATTCGGCCAGAAAAAGGGCGCGGGCTTCCTGATTACCGGAACCACCGCATTCATGAGCCGGGACTTCGAAGTATCCGCAAGCATGATAGACATAGTGAGCGGAGCAGTCGTGGCCAGCTCGCGCACGAAAATTCCGCTAAGCTCCATCGATCCCATTCTTCTGGCCGATTATCCGGGGCGTCCGGTCACGACCACCACCACCACTTATCCGACCACCACGTCCACCACCACCTATCGCGCTTATACGCCGCCCTACGTCGAGCCGCGTTCGTCCTATGTCGCCGGAGCGACCTATTCCCGCATCGACCAGGCCCAGTTGGAGGCCCTTCTCAGGAAGGCCGGTTACGAGCCCGTCGTGGTCAAGGACAGGACCCTTAGGGTGGACATGGACGGCATAAAGGTCCTGTTCTTCACCTCCGAAAACCAGATCAACCTCCAGGCCTACGCCGGTTTCAGCGGCGGGGGCGTCAGCCTGGAAACCATCAACGAATGGAACAAGAACAAGCGTTTCTCCCACGCCTACCTGGACAAGGACAATGACCCGGCCATCGAGCTTGACCTGGACCTGGACGGCGGCTGGGTTACAGAGGAACATCTCATGAGTTTTTTCAGGCTTACGAGACTTTCCGTCACCAAGTTCAAGGCGCATATCTGGCCTTAG
- a CDS encoding YbjN domain-containing protein, whose amino-acid sequence MKRIAAVMVIALCLAGFSGFPAFAEDGEAMTSINAGVLQGIITEAGYSAEQQKENVLKVKMGEVTVLFFVSDNLQSIQAYAGFKGGDASLKNINEWNKNKRYSRAYKDNDGDAVVELDLDLEGGVSRSRIVNFIQTVALSAKVFREHIFGAN is encoded by the coding sequence ATGAAACGAATTGCCGCCGTGATGGTCATCGCCTTGTGTTTGGCAGGTTTTTCGGGTTTTCCCGCCTTTGCGGAAGACGGCGAGGCCATGACCAGCATTAACGCCGGAGTGCTTCAGGGCATAATAACCGAAGCGGGTTACAGCGCCGAACAGCAGAAGGAAAACGTGCTGAAGGTAAAAATGGGCGAGGTCACTGTGCTCTTCTTCGTCTCGGACAACTTGCAGAGCATCCAGGCCTACGCCGGTTTCAAGGGCGGGGACGCGTCCCTCAAGAACATCAACGAGTGGAACAAGAACAAACGCTACTCAAGGGCCTACAAGGATAACGACGGCGACGCCGTGGTGGAACTGGACCTCGATCTGGAAGGAGGCGTTTCCAGAAGCCGGATCGTAAATTTCATCCAGACCGTGGCCCTTTCCGCAAAGGTTTTCAGGGAGCACATTTTCGGCGCCAATTAG
- a CDS encoding SDR family oxidoreductase encodes MPNKKRVLVTGGAGFLGSHLCDRLMEAGCEVLCVDNFYTGSRRNIAHLLGNPDFELLRHDITFPLYAQADEIYNLACPASPVHYQNDPVSTTKVNVHGSINVLGLARRVGAKIFQASTSEVYGDPFVHPQPESYWGNVNPIGPRSCYDEGKRCAETLFFDYRRQHGIRIKVARIFNTYGPRMHENDGRVVSNFIVAALKNQPITVYGDGSQTRSFCYVDDLIKAFIALMNTGDSVTGPVNLGNPGEFTILELAEKIRAMVGSKSEILFEPLPVDDPRQRKPDISLAKSLLNWEPKVGLDEGLSRTVEYFDDLLSKA; translated from the coding sequence GTGCCGAACAAGAAAAGGGTGCTGGTGACCGGCGGGGCGGGTTTTCTTGGGTCGCACCTTTGCGACCGCCTGATGGAGGCCGGCTGCGAGGTCCTGTGCGTTGATAATTTCTACACCGGGAGCCGCCGGAACATCGCCCATCTTCTGGGGAACCCCGATTTCGAGCTTCTGCGCCACGACATCACGTTTCCTCTTTACGCCCAGGCCGATGAAATCTACAACCTGGCCTGCCCGGCCTCGCCGGTGCATTACCAGAACGACCCGGTCTCCACCACCAAGGTGAACGTTCACGGCTCCATCAATGTACTGGGGCTTGCCAGGCGCGTGGGCGCGAAAATCTTCCAGGCATCCACCAGCGAGGTCTATGGCGACCCCTTCGTGCATCCCCAGCCGGAATCCTACTGGGGCAACGTCAACCCCATAGGCCCGCGCTCCTGCTACGACGAGGGCAAGCGCTGCGCCGAAACCCTGTTCTTCGATTACCGCCGCCAGCACGGCATAAGAATAAAGGTGGCGCGCATCTTCAACACCTACGGCCCAAGGATGCACGAAAACGACGGCAGGGTGGTCTCCAACTTCATCGTGGCTGCCCTCAAAAACCAGCCCATCACCGTTTACGGCGACGGCAGCCAGACCCGCAGCTTTTGCTACGTGGATGATCTCATAAAAGCCTTCATTGCGCTCATGAACACCGGAGATTCCGTGACCGGCCCGGTGAATCTTGGAAATCCGGGGGAATTCACCATCCTGGAGCTTGCGGAAAAAATCAGGGCAATGGTGGGATCAAAATCCGAGATTCTGTTCGAGCCTCTTCCCGTTGACGACCCAAGGCAGAGAAAGCCCGACATAAGCCTCGCCAAGAGCCTTCTGAATTGGGAACCTAAGGTGGGCCTTGACGAGGGCCTTTCCCGCACGGTGGAATATTTCGACGACCTTCTTTCAAAAGCCTGA